One [Clostridium] saccharolyticum WM1 DNA segment encodes these proteins:
- a CDS encoding ketopantoate reductase family protein — translation MSDHEKTTAIVGMGALGMLYASQISFALGPDSVFFLGDRERMDRYRQTPFTINGEPVSFRIQDCTKVLPVDFLIVAVKYNSLPSALDTMKSAIGPHTTILSVMNGIDSEEIIAQRFGEEKVLYCIAQGMDAMRFGSSLTYTLPGTLYLGTRTGGQESRLQDITQFFGRAGLPYVVEANIVKRLWGKFMLNVGINQSCMAFEMDYGGILAPGKAHDALIGAMEEVIALSQKEGIGLSEEDMGFYINLIKTLSPKSVPSMRQDGIARRYSEVEMFSGVVRRLAAKHGLSVPVNDMLYEKIKEMEAAY, via the coding sequence ATGAGTGATCACGAAAAAACAACAGCGATTGTAGGGATGGGTGCCCTGGGGATGCTTTATGCCAGCCAGATTTCCTTTGCCCTTGGCCCGGATTCCGTCTTCTTTCTTGGGGACCGTGAAAGAATGGACCGTTACCGTCAGACACCTTTTACCATAAACGGGGAACCCGTTTCCTTCCGGATCCAGGACTGTACAAAAGTCTTGCCGGTGGATTTTCTGATTGTGGCTGTCAAATACAACTCCCTTCCATCTGCACTGGATACCATGAAATCTGCCATCGGTCCTCATACCACAATCCTATCGGTCATGAACGGCATCGACAGTGAAGAGATTATTGCACAGCGCTTCGGTGAGGAGAAAGTGCTTTATTGCATTGCTCAGGGAATGGATGCCATGAGGTTTGGCTCCAGTCTTACCTACACCCTTCCGGGCACCCTCTATCTTGGAACCAGGACCGGGGGACAGGAATCACGGCTGCAGGACATTACCCAATTCTTTGGAAGGGCTGGCCTGCCATACGTAGTTGAAGCCAATATTGTGAAACGCCTTTGGGGGAAATTCATGCTGAACGTGGGAATCAATCAGAGCTGCATGGCATTTGAAATGGATTATGGCGGGATCCTTGCGCCCGGAAAGGCCCATGATGCTCTGATCGGAGCCATGGAAGAAGTAATCGCCCTTTCCCAAAAAGAAGGGATCGGTTTGTCGGAAGAAGATATGGGATTCTACATAAACCTGATTAAAACTCTTTCACCAAAAAGTGTTCCATCCATGCGTCAGGATGGAATCGCCCGACGGTATTCTGAGGTGGAAATGTTTTCAGGGGTTGTCCGCCGTCTGGCGGCAAAACATGGACTATCAGTACCGGTCAATGACATGCTTTATGAAAAGATCAAGGAAATGGAAGCAGCATATTAA
- a CDS encoding ABC transporter permease, whose protein sequence is MRKNKMLTGFAVLVFLFLILPLVIIAVTAFGEGSAITFPVESFSFRWFVNVFALKSFRVSFLTSLEIALLATVAALIAGIPAAYALARSGMKGKGILKSIFLSPTIVPGIVIGFVLYQFLVLTLRVPVFTGLLAGHFMVTLPYVIRVVGSSLDQFDDSVEEAAWSLGCTKTGAFFRVVLPNITSGISAAFMLAFINSFNNIPVSMFLSGPGVSTFPATLMNYIEYNYDPTVSAVSVLLMAITVLIMVIVDRTLGIAALAK, encoded by the coding sequence ATGCGTAAAAATAAAATGCTTACGGGTTTTGCTGTTCTGGTGTTTCTGTTTTTGATCCTGCCCCTTGTGATCATTGCTGTGACTGCTTTTGGAGAGGGCAGTGCCATCACCTTTCCTGTTGAATCCTTTTCTTTCCGTTGGTTTGTCAATGTTTTTGCTTTGAAATCCTTCCGGGTTTCCTTTTTGACCAGCTTAGAAATTGCGCTCCTTGCCACCGTAGCCGCTCTTATTGCAGGAATACCGGCTGCCTATGCCCTGGCAAGGTCCGGGATGAAGGGAAAGGGGATTTTAAAATCCATATTTCTTTCTCCGACCATTGTTCCGGGAATCGTAATCGGCTTTGTTCTTTACCAGTTTCTGGTGCTGACCTTAAGGGTTCCGGTATTTACAGGACTTTTGGCAGGGCATTTCATGGTGACTCTGCCCTACGTGATCCGGGTGGTGGGTTCCAGTCTGGACCAGTTTGATGATTCCGTGGAAGAGGCGGCCTGGAGTCTGGGCTGCACAAAAACAGGAGCGTTTTTCCGGGTAGTGCTTCCGAACATCACATCGGGAATCTCAGCGGCTTTTATGCTGGCTTTTATTAACTCCTTTAATAACATTCCGGTTTCCATGTTTCTCTCAGGTCCAGGGGTATCTACTTTCCCGGCGACCCTTATGAATTACATTGAATATAATTATGACCCTACGGTGTCTGCGGTTTCCGTGCTTTTGATGGCCATAACGGTACTTATCATGGTAATTGTTGACAGGACCCTGGGAATTGCGGCTTTGGCCAAATAG
- a CDS encoding ABC transporter permease, with the protein MKKSSAFIMVVPGLVILAVCLFLPLLRVLIPSFHTGDYPFSAYVDFFRDEYYLKIFMRTVKVAFLTTAVCMTAGVPTAYFISRCRKKWRGILLSVSIFPLMTNSVIRSFAWINILGSNGIINRFLLAAGFLEKPAKLLYTDFSIIIGSVYLFLPLMIVTVAGVMENIDDDMMEAALSLGADRFKAFMKVIFPISLPGIIVGGILVFTGTLTAYTTPQLLGGNKHMVLATFIYQRAMSVGDWNGAAVISLIMIVVTLAVIKGLNALSARLDRRGGGHA; encoded by the coding sequence ATGAAGAAAAGTAGTGCATTTATAATGGTCGTGCCAGGACTGGTAATATTGGCAGTATGTCTGTTTCTTCCGCTATTAAGAGTGCTGATTCCGTCTTTTCATACCGGGGATTATCCTTTCAGCGCCTATGTGGATTTTTTCCGGGATGAGTATTATCTTAAGATCTTTATGAGGACGGTAAAGGTGGCCTTCCTTACGACGGCTGTCTGTATGACAGCAGGAGTACCCACTGCGTATTTTATCAGCCGGTGCAGGAAAAAATGGAGAGGGATTCTTCTTTCTGTTTCAATTTTTCCCTTAATGACCAATTCCGTCATCAGAAGCTTTGCCTGGATCAATATTTTAGGCAGCAACGGTATTATTAACCGGTTTCTTTTGGCAGCCGGTTTTTTGGAAAAGCCTGCCAAGCTGTTATACACGGACTTTTCCATCATCATTGGCTCCGTTTACCTGTTCCTTCCCCTGATGATCGTTACGGTGGCCGGTGTTATGGAAAATATAGACGATGACATGATGGAAGCAGCTCTTAGCCTGGGGGCGGACCGGTTCAAGGCTTTTATGAAGGTGATTTTCCCCATAAGTCTCCCTGGGATCATCGTAGGAGGCATTCTGGTGTTTACCGGGACATTGACCGCTTATACCACGCCTCAGCTGCTGGGAGGCAATAAACATATGGTTCTTGCCACATTCATCTACCAGAGAGCCATGAGCGTGGGAGACTGGAATGGGGCAGCGGTCATTTCCCTGATCATGATCGTGGTGACACTGGCTGTTATCAAAGGATTGAATGCCTTGTCAGCCAGGTTGGACAGGAGAGGAGGAGGCCATGCGTAA
- a CDS encoding ABC transporter ATP-binding protein: MAYMTLQDIDVCFDKKKQILKGLNLEVQEGELVSLLGPSGCGKTTTLRVVAGFIEPQKGVFSLDGADLTKVPVHKRNFGIVFQSYALFPHLTVYDNVAFGLKMRRLHKEEIDKKVDQILEVCGLTEFRGRFPQQMSGGQRQRVALARALVIEPKLLLLDEPLSNLDAKLRINMRMEIKRIQKKLGITTLFVTHDQEECFSISDKVAVMNQGVIEQFDTPENIYQKPSTEFVARFIGFENFLPLKRQGDEYKTQSGAVFQIETFPREGACMGTIRPEDIRVADAGQDHNILEGTVGVRTFLGKGYQYEVLTAAGKFLVNRPAEESYEEGSRIRLYLPESKLILVS, from the coding sequence ATGGCATATATGACACTGCAAGACATTGATGTCTGTTTTGATAAGAAAAAACAGATTTTAAAGGGGCTTAATCTGGAGGTGCAGGAAGGGGAGCTGGTTTCTCTTTTAGGGCCAAGCGGCTGCGGAAAGACAACGACCCTTCGGGTGGTGGCCGGATTTATTGAGCCGCAGAAAGGGGTTTTCTCTTTGGATGGAGCCGATTTAACGAAGGTTCCGGTACACAAGAGGAACTTTGGAATCGTATTTCAAAGCTATGCCCTGTTTCCCCATTTAACTGTTTATGACAATGTGGCCTTCGGACTTAAAATGAGAAGGCTTCATAAAGAGGAGATTGATAAAAAGGTGGATCAGATCCTGGAGGTCTGCGGCCTTACGGAGTTCCGGGGGAGGTTTCCCCAGCAGATGTCAGGCGGCCAGAGACAGAGGGTGGCCCTTGCCAGAGCCCTGGTGATCGAGCCAAAGCTTCTCCTTCTTGATGAACCATTAAGCAACCTGGATGCAAAGCTGCGCATTAATATGCGAATGGAGATCAAGAGGATCCAGAAAAAGCTGGGTATTACCACCTTGTTTGTTACCCATGACCAGGAAGAGTGCTTCTCCATTTCGGATAAGGTGGCGGTTATGAACCAGGGAGTGATCGAACAGTTTGACACACCGGAAAACATTTATCAAAAACCCAGCACGGAATTTGTAGCCAGATTTATAGGTTTTGAAAATTTTCTTCCTTTAAAGAGACAGGGGGATGAATATAAAACCCAGTCCGGCGCAGTATTTCAGATAGAAACCTTCCCCAGAGAGGGCGCCTGCATGGGCACCATACGGCCGGAAGATATCCGGGTGGCGGACGCGGGACAGGATCACAACATCCTGGAAGGCACTGTGGGTGTCCGTACATTTCTTGGAAAAGGCTATCAGTACGAGGTCCTTACGGCAGCAGGAAAGTTTCTGGTAAACCGGCCGGCAGAAGAATCATATGAAGAGGGCAGCAGGATCCGCCTTTATCTTCCGGAGTCAAAACTGATCCTGGTGTCCTAA
- a CDS encoding PqqD family protein, translating to MLDHNDDAFNIIFKISDELEYEVDKNGIVTMLEKQDHKIQRFFRKLGFKIPEYKRMTMDEYGSCVFLLIDGRKTVREIGKSLEETYGDKVEPLYERLLLFVSHLEQQFHYIENISRV from the coding sequence ATGTTAGATCATAATGATGATGCTTTCAATATAATATTTAAGATTTCTGATGAACTGGAATATGAGGTTGACAAAAACGGCATTGTGACCATGCTTGAAAAACAGGATCACAAGATTCAGCGGTTTTTTAGAAAACTTGGTTTCAAAATTCCGGAATATAAAAGAATGACGATGGATGAGTATGGAAGCTGCGTTTTTCTTCTGATTGACGGCAGGAAGACCGTCAGGGAAATCGGGAAAAGCCTTGAAGAAACGTACGGTGACAAGGTAGAGCCACTGTATGAAAGACTGCTGTTATTTGTCAGTCATCTGGAGCAGCAATTTCACTATATCGAAAATATCAGCAGGGTATAA
- a CDS encoding LysR family transcriptional regulator has protein sequence MELKEARYILAIARQKNISKAAESLFISQPSLSKYLKNLEHQLGVRLFDRVGSGYFPTYIGERYIHYAKKIVEYGMEWDMEFDDIMHQNHGRLNIAIPIMLGNSLIGPTLSTFHRLYPHVTVNMMEEVSFVAEHSLTDHTVDLTFYNVHEFPTGLDYQIIGKEEMVLVLSASNPLIKKAEHKEGFQYPWIDLSLLAGESFILLYPDQNTGGLALKLFKDYGMEPNVLLHTRSSEMSIRLAMEGLGTAFAPESYYHYLKDREPSSSVCLSIGKERIENTLIAAYQKNRYLPKYAKAYLNILAGYYQTKHG, from the coding sequence ATGGAATTGAAAGAAGCCAGATATATCCTGGCCATTGCCAGGCAGAAAAACATCAGCAAAGCGGCTGAGTCTCTGTTTATCTCTCAGCCTTCCTTAAGCAAGTATTTAAAAAACCTGGAGCACCAGCTTGGAGTCCGGCTGTTTGACCGGGTGGGAAGCGGTTATTTTCCCACCTACATTGGAGAACGTTATATCCATTATGCGAAAAAAATTGTAGAATATGGCATGGAATGGGATATGGAATTTGATGATATCATGCACCAGAATCACGGACGCCTAAATATTGCCATCCCAATTATGCTTGGGAACAGCCTGATCGGCCCCACCCTTTCCACCTTTCACCGGCTGTATCCCCATGTCACAGTGAACATGATGGAAGAGGTCAGCTTTGTTGCCGAGCATTCCTTGACCGACCACACCGTTGACTTAACGTTTTACAATGTCCATGAATTTCCCACCGGCCTGGATTACCAGATTATTGGAAAGGAAGAAATGGTCCTGGTTCTGTCAGCCTCAAATCCCCTGATAAAAAAGGCAGAACATAAAGAAGGCTTTCAATACCCCTGGATCGATCTAAGCCTTCTTGCCGGCGAATCCTTTATCCTTCTCTATCCAGACCAGAACACGGGCGGCCTGGCTTTAAAGCTATTTAAGGACTACGGGATGGAACCAAATGTCCTTCTGCACACCAGAAGCAGTGAAATGTCCATCCGCCTTGCCATGGAAGGCCTGGGAACCGCCTTTGCACCTGAAAGCTATTATCATTATTTAAAAGACAGGGAGCCCAGTTCCTCTGTCTGCCTTTCCATTGGAAAAGAACGAATTGAAAACACCCTTATAGCTGCTTACCAGAAAAACCGGTACCTGCCGAAATACGCCAAGGCCTATCTTAATATTCTGGCCGGATATTACCAGACAAAACATGGCTAA